Within the Dechloromonas denitrificans genome, the region CAGGCCGGCCAACGGCCGACTGAGGACTTCGCGGTCGGTCGCCGGCGCGGGTTCATCGGCGCGGGCCAGCGGTGCCAGCAGGCAGGCGCCAAGCAGAAGGAGGATAGGCGCTCTCATGCTCCGGCCTCCTCGAGTAGTTGGCGGGCCGCCGTGCGGTTGCGGCTGGCGGCGGCGCTCCAGGCGATTTCCGCCGGCGTCGGTGTGCCGGGGTTTTCGCCTTCCAGGCGCTGGCCGATCAGGCGGTGAAGGGCCGGATCGTTGGCGGCGGCTTCGTCGAGCGGCGGCGTGCTGAGCAAGGTGCGGACGGCCGGCACTGGCTTGCCGGCCTGCTCGGCTGCCTGCAGGCGGCGCCACAGCCCGGTCAATTCGTCGTGCGGTTCGATCAGCATCTGCTGGAACAGGCTGGCCGACGTGGCCAGGCGCGGGCGGGCGGCGGCGCTGTCGAATTGCAGGCCGCCGGCAGCGGCTGCGGCAAAGGGGTTGAAGGAGGTTTTCGGCAAGCCGGCATAGGCGTCGGGTCGGATCGGCAGGCGGCGGATGTCCGGGTGAGCGAGCAGCTTCTGGCCGCCCGTCGACAGCAGGAAATTGACGAAGGCGGCGGCGCCGTCGGGGTTGGCACAATCGCGGGTGACGGCGACATGGGCCGGATTGAGGCCGGTGTGGCGCGGGTAGATGAAGCTGAGCGGCGCCCCGTTGGCAATCGCCGAATTGACGAAGAAATCGATCGACAAGCCAACGGCGCAGCGGCCGGCGGTGATCTCATCGGTCACGAAGGTCGAGCCGCGGTCGACCTGGCGGGCATTGGCCGAAATTTCGCTCCACAGCGCCCAGCCGCGCTGCCAGCCGTAGGCCTGGAGGACGATTTCGACCATCGGCGGGGCGAAGCCGACCCGGGCCGGGACGGGCAGGGCGATCAGCCCGGCCAGGCGCGGATCGGTCAGGTCGTCCCAGTCGGTCGGCAGCGGCAGGCCGCGGGCGGCCAGCGCGGACGGCGCAACGACAAAGCCGAAGCCGGCGATTTCGCTGGCCGTGTAGAAGCCGGCCGGGTCGGCCAGCTCGGTCTGGCCGACATGGTCGGGCAGCGCCTGGCGGTCGATCGGCAGCTTGCGCCAGACGCCCGCCGTGGCGAGGCGGGCAAAGGTGCGCGGCGAGGCCGACCAGTAGACGTCGGCGCCGCCGTGGCCGGGCTGCTGCAGGTAGGGCGCGGCATCGTTCGGCATGCGCCAGACGACGCGCAGGCGGTATTGCGGGTAAGCCTTTTCGAAAGCGGCTTCGATCCGCGAGACGAATTCGTCCGCGTAGCTGGTGACGACGGTCACGGTCTGCGGCGCGGCGAAAGCTGGGCCGGCCAGGCTCAGGCCGAGCAGGCCGGCGCCCTGGATGAATTGCCGGCGGCTGTTCTTGAAAGGGACGTTCATGCGTGTTCTCCCGTCTGATGCAGTGTTTTTGTCCGACCGATGAACGGCATGTGAACGCCCGTTGCCGATGGCTGGACCGGTGTCGCGAAAAACCAGCTTTCCAGCGCGGCACGGTTGCCTTCGAGTTCTATTGCCAGCCCGCCGGTAAATTGGCGCCAGGCTGCCAGATGCTTTTCCGGCACGACGCACAGGCAGGGAATCTCCCGGCTCATGATCTCCAGCATCTCGGCGCTGAAGCCTTCGCCATGCGCTTCCAGTCCGGAAAAACGGTTGAAGACGGCGAGATTGGCTCCTTCCTCGGCGATGCGGCGCAAAACCGCGCTGGCCTCGGCGATGCCGGCGGTGTCGAGGCGGCAGGAAGTGGAATGCTGGCCGAGGTCGTGGGTGATCGGGTAGAGCTTGCCGTCGTCGAGATCGACCAGCGAAAACGCGCAGCCGTGCCGGCCCTGGTGCATCTCCTGGACCAGGCCGCGAACCCGCCAGCCGCGGTTGATCAGGGAAATGGCGAAGCCGGCGACGAGGTCGTCGATACCGCCGTTGTCGCGTTGCACGACGGCGGCAATGGCGGGCTTGATCAGGTGGTTCATGTGACCTCCTAGAACTGGAAGCGGGTGGCTAGGACAAAATTGCGCCCTTCCTGCGGATAGCCATCGACCAACTGATAATTTTTGTCGGTCAGATTGCGGCCGGTCAGAGAAACCGACCAGTCGCGCATGAGCAGATATTCCAACTTGAGGCTCAGCAGATCGTAGGCACCTGTTTTGACATAGCCGGTACCGACGGCCTTGCTGGACCAACGGTCGCTGGCGTGCTCCAAAGCCGGAATGACGGTCAGTCCGCTGATCGGGCGCCACTTGGCGTAGATGAAAGCCTTGTGCTGCGGCGTGGTCGTCAGGCGGGCAGTTGAATCGTTCGGGTTGTTCAACTGCGTATCGATGTAGCTGTAGTTTCCCCCCACTTCGAGCGAGGACGACACGGCAGCCGTTAGACCCAGTTCGACGCCCTTGAATGTTGCTTCGCCGACGTTTTGACTCTGACTATAGGTCGTCCCGTTATAGACGATGGGAACCGACTGAATGGCATCCTTGACTTCGCTATGGAAAATTGCCGCTTCACCACGAATGCCTGACATCAGGACATCGGCAATGCCCAGTTCAATATTCGTGGCCCGTTCGGGCTTGATCCAGGGGTTTGAAATGGCACCACCAAAGCGAGAGCTGAAGCGCTCGAACATCGTCGGGAATCGTGTGCGATCGGAAACAGAGAGATGGGCCTTGCCCGTATTGCTGTAGCGATAGATGCCGGCAGCCTGATAATTCGTCGCATAGCTGTCCGAGATGGGTTGATTGAAAAGTCGCGAGGGAATCGAGCCGCCGGGACTTGCAAACTCCTCCGCCTGCTTCGAATAACGGGTATCGCGACTGATCCCGCCAACTAGATCGAACTTCGACGTGATGTGCCATGTGTCCTCAATAGCCACGGAGACGGTATCCTCGACCGTTTTTTGGGCTGGTTCGGTAAAGTTGGCAGGCGTAGTCGTCGTCGCTGCACGGGTGTATTGCCACTCCTTATGCTCATCTCGACGATAGTGGAGAGCTGCCTTGAGGGTCTGCTGAGCAAAATAATCGGTGCCAACTTCGACGCTGAAGCCCTTGGCGTTGTCGTCGTAATAGCTGACGAAATTCTGGGTATTCAGTGAAACGTTGGTGTACGCAACCAAGGTGTTTTCAAAGGTGTTGTAGTACGCACGGGTCTTCAGATAGGTCTTGTCGGAAAGCTGGGTATGCGACAACCAATAAAGACTGGAGGTGTCCCAGGTCGGCCAGTCCCAAGTGCTGATCGTCGATGTCCCGGTTACCGCGCCGATGCCGTGTTTTTCACCTTCCTGCTTGACGAAATTCAGCGAATATTCATCGGTGGCATTTGGTGTAAAGCCGGCTTTCAGATTGACTCGCCAGTCCTTCTTGCTGGTGTTGTCACGGTCGCCGCCGTTTTCGGCAACCGTCGGCTTGAAGTCATTCGATACCCGCCAGTGGTCCATGTCGCGTTGTTCAACGCTGGCCTGAAGATAATATGACTCCTGCCGTCCGCCGACACTAACGTACTCGGTATTGCCGCTGTACTTGCCATCATTGCCGAACGAGGCCGAAGCGCGTGCCTCTCCCTCGAAAGGTTTAACCGGTTTGCGCGTCACCAGATTGATCGCGCCGCCCATCCCATCCGGGCCGTTGAGAACGGAGACATAGCCTTTCGACACCTGGATTTCAGACAAGTCGGGCGTCAGGAAGCGGTCAAAGTCGATCCGGTTGTCAGCCGGCAAATACAGGCGAATACCATCCATGAACAATGGAACCTGCCAGCGATCAAAGCCACGGATACTGATGAGCGATTCGTTACGGCTTCCC harbors:
- a CDS encoding DUF2478 domain-containing protein; translated protein: MNHLIKPAIAAVVQRDNGGIDDLVAGFAISLINRGWRVRGLVQEMHQGRHGCAFSLVDLDDGKLYPITHDLGQHSTSCRLDTAGIAEASAVLRRIAEEGANLAVFNRFSGLEAHGEGFSAEMLEIMSREIPCLCVVPEKHLAAWRQFTGGLAIELEGNRAALESWFFATPVQPSATGVHMPFIGRTKTLHQTGEHA
- a CDS encoding TonB-dependent receptor plug domain-containing protein, yielding MPRLISEKQAIEHGHKFALRLLPALLAAAFSMQSAADTTDSKTGSAAAESNVFTLGQITVSAKREDETPLGTATLDREQILDFSRDALPEALNIIPGVTTTAGSGSRNESLISIRGFDRWQVPLFMDGIRLYLPADNRIDFDRFLTPDLSEIQVSKGYVSVLNGPDGMGGAINLVTRKPVKPFEGEARASASFGNDGKYSGNTEYVSVGGRQESYYLQASVEQRDMDHWRVSNDFKPTVAENGGDRDNTSKKDWRVNLKAGFTPNATDEYSLNFVKQEGEKHGIGAVTGTSTISTWDWPTWDTSSLYWLSHTQLSDKTYLKTRAYYNTFENTLVAYTNVSLNTQNFVSYYDDNAKGFSVEVGTDYFAQQTLKAALHYRRDEHKEWQYTRAATTTTPANFTEPAQKTVEDTVSVAIEDTWHITSKFDLVGGISRDTRYSKQAEEFASPGGSIPSRLFNQPISDSYATNYQAAGIYRYSNTGKAHLSVSDRTRFPTMFERFSSRFGGAISNPWIKPERATNIELGIADVLMSGIRGEAAIFHSEVKDAIQSVPIVYNGTTYSQSQNVGEATFKGVELGLTAAVSSSLEVGGNYSYIDTQLNNPNDSTARLTTTPQHKAFIYAKWRPISGLTVIPALEHASDRWSSKAVGTGYVKTGAYDLLSLKLEYLLMRDWSVSLTGRNLTDKNYQLVDGYPQEGRNFVLATRFQF
- a CDS encoding ABC transporter substrate-binding protein; amino-acid sequence: MNVPFKNSRRQFIQGAGLLGLSLAGPAFAAPQTVTVVTSYADEFVSRIEAAFEKAYPQYRLRVVWRMPNDAAPYLQQPGHGGADVYWSASPRTFARLATAGVWRKLPIDRQALPDHVGQTELADPAGFYTASEIAGFGFVVAPSALAARGLPLPTDWDDLTDPRLAGLIALPVPARVGFAPPMVEIVLQAYGWQRGWALWSEISANARQVDRGSTFVTDEITAGRCAVGLSIDFFVNSAIANGAPLSFIYPRHTGLNPAHVAVTRDCANPDGAAAFVNFLLSTGGQKLLAHPDIRRLPIRPDAYAGLPKTSFNPFAAAAAGGLQFDSAAARPRLATSASLFQQMLIEPHDELTGLWRRLQAAEQAGKPVPAVRTLLSTPPLDEAAANDPALHRLIGQRLEGENPGTPTPAEIAWSAAASRNRTAARQLLEEAGA